In the genome of Helicovermis profundi, the window TGTGTAAACTAAATACAGAGATAACTGTAAAACCTATCAAAAGAATCAATTTCACTTCATAAATTAATTTAGATTCAAAGTTACTCTTTTTTTCGCTTTTTTTTGAACCATTAGTTTTTTTAGTATTCACTTTTTTAGATTTAGTAGATTTTTTTACACTACTACTTTTTTTAGCATTAGGTGATTTTTTTGTTTTACTTTCTTTTTTTACGCTATTTTTCTTATTCATAAAAACCTCCCCATCCAGAGTATTATATCATAGGTTTGGTGATTTAGGGTAAAAAAAGCCCATAAAACATAGCGCGCTGTAACAGCTAACCATATTCTATGAACTATTTGTCCGATGCCTTAGAGTTCTAATACCCCCACTTCTTAAAAAAACGGGGGATAAAGAACTCTAAAAAGGCCCTGGATTATGTTTTCTAAGATTCAGTGGGAGTAAAAACTCCCTCCGAATCCAAGAAATTCATTTATTAAAGATTAAATTCATTATGAAGCACATTTATGGCATCATTTTTTCTACTACTATCAATTAAGCACCAAATTGTAGTATTTGAATCACTTGATTGTAATATTTCAATGCTATTTCTACTTAAGGAAAGTACAATCCTTTTCATTACTCCAGGTATTCCATTAATTCTATGTCCTATAACTGCTATTTTTGAGCAATTATATTTTATTTCATATTTTAAAGAAAGTTCTTCAATTATCTTATTCAATTCTTTTTCTTTTTCCATTTTAATTGTAAACACTTTTTCATCTTCAAAGAAATTTATCATATCAATAGAAATTTTTTCTTTTTCCATCTTATTAAGTAACATTTCATTTCTATAATCACTTGAACTTATATAAATAGTATATTGCAGTATATCGCTTTTAGCTGTTACCGCTGTAAACAAACCTTCTTTTGAAAACATTTTACCCTCATTATCAATCCCAATTGTAGTCCCTTTAGAATCATTAAAGGTATTCTTAATTTTTAACTGTTTATTACTATGTTTTGCAACTTCAACTGCTTTATGATCTACTACTTTTGCACCATCTATTGCCATCTGATATATTTCATCATAAGTTACAGTATCAAGAACTCTAGCACTCGAAACTATTCTTGGATCCGCAGTCATTATCCCATCAACATCTGTATATATTTCTATAGACTCAGCATCAAGTGCAGCTCCAAGTATTGCAGCAGTGTTATCACTTCCACCCCTACCTAAGGTAGTTATTTCTCCATTTTCACTAACACCTTGAAATCCTGTTACTACAACTATATTATTTTCTTTTAAATACTTTAATATTTTTTCAGGATTAACTCTTATAACATTTGCATCGCTAAAATTATCATCTGTAATAATTCCTGCCTGAAACCCTGTAAGAGCAACAGAAGAAGCACCATATTTCCTTATTGTGCTTGACATAATTGTTGATGAAATTATTTCACCACACGACATTATAAGATCTAAGTCGCGTTTTGATGGCTCTTCATATGAACTTTTTACAAGATTTATAAGAGTATCAGTTGCATAAGGGTCACCCTCTCTACCAATTGCAGATACAACAATCACTGGATAAAAGCCTTCATTTTTAAGTTTTACTGCTCTTCTTGCAATAAGTTCTCTTGTTTCACTTGTTTTTACGGATGTTCCTCCGTATTTTTGAACTATAATTTTCATGTATTTATCCTTTATTTTAGACTCTTAGTCATTAGTATATTTTTTTTACAATAGCAATTATATCATACCAGTTTCTTAACTTCTACAAATAGAATATATCAAAATTATAACAATAATGTAGCTTTAGAGCACCTGATTATTATTTTACCTAAAATTAAGTGAATTGTTTTTAATTATTAGTTGATTACACTTACAATGCCATCATCTATCTACACAAATCCCCCATATTGTGTATTTCCTTTTAAGCTAATAATTATATAATTTAATTAATCAAATATTTTATTAACTTATTTAAAAACAAATAAAAGGAGATGCTATTTATGGGTAGTTATAATAATATTAATACTGTAAAACCTAAAGGAATTGAAGATAAAAAAGCATACTTAGTTGGAAGTGGAATTGCCTCATTATCGGCTGCTTTTTTCTTAGTACGCGATGGTAAAATGCCAGGTGAAAATATTAGTATTTTAGAAAGAAAAAATATAAATGGAGGTGCTCTTGACGGTTCTGGTAATGCTGAAGATGGTTATGTAATTCGTGGTGGAAGAGAAATGGAAGA includes:
- the dapG gene encoding aspartate kinase, yielding MKIIVQKYGGTSVKTSETRELIARRAVKLKNEGFYPVIVVSAIGREGDPYATDTLINLVKSSYEEPSKRDLDLIMSCGEIISSTIMSSTIRKYGASSVALTGFQAGIITDDNFSDANVIRVNPEKILKYLKENNIVVVTGFQGVSENGEITTLGRGGSDNTAAILGAALDAESIEIYTDVDGIMTADPRIVSSARVLDTVTYDEIYQMAIDGAKVVDHKAVEVAKHSNKQLKIKNTFNDSKGTTIGIDNEGKMFSKEGLFTAVTAKSDILQYTIYISSSDYRNEMLLNKMEKEKISIDMINFFEDEKVFTIKMEKEKELNKIIEELSLKYEIKYNCSKIAVIGHRINGIPGVMKRIVLSLSRNSIEILQSSDSNTTIWCLIDSSRKNDAINVLHNEFNL